From Luteococcus japonicus, one genomic window encodes:
- a CDS encoding C69 family dipeptidase, whose amino-acid sequence MGSSPYWCWGHEEGINEAVVAIGNEAQFTRDFMRAAADDRAGNGPTPGLEGMELLRLGLERGATAERAVDVITQLIVRHGQYSSGGVGKAACHGGYDNSFFITDRHEMWVLETSGRHWAARRVTEASASISNEPTIRTEWTRASEGLVEHMREVGAPVTEPDYAQALVDPATPYQLSHLRLMRSRQLLREAIDVGPVSWRQARAVLADHYEGTFIDGPASMLLARTSCPCACTWARDASPGATPPLRCWRSPILDGPTGDELGTMYAERQPVREVLDSLQAGWLEEVDILLADGAGASAWDDLTARATEQAMAAATDLLSRFA is encoded by the coding sequence TTGGGATCGTCCCCCTACTGGTGCTGGGGCCATGAGGAGGGCATCAACGAGGCAGTCGTGGCCATCGGCAACGAGGCGCAGTTCACCCGGGACTTCATGCGGGCCGCGGCGGACGACCGCGCGGGCAACGGTCCCACACCGGGACTGGAGGGCATGGAGCTATTGCGTCTGGGTCTCGAACGAGGCGCCACCGCAGAGCGAGCCGTCGACGTCATCACCCAGCTGATCGTACGACACGGCCAGTACTCCTCCGGCGGCGTGGGTAAAGCCGCTTGCCACGGCGGCTACGACAACTCCTTCTTCATCACGGACCGTCACGAGATGTGGGTGCTTGAGACCTCGGGGCGACACTGGGCCGCCCGACGGGTGACAGAGGCCTCCGCATCCATATCCAACGAACCCACGATCCGCACTGAATGGACCCGCGCATCCGAGGGCTTGGTGGAACACATGCGGGAGGTTGGGGCGCCGGTGACCGAACCGGACTACGCCCAGGCCCTCGTGGACCCGGCAACCCCCTACCAGCTGTCGCACCTGCGCCTGATGCGCTCCCGGCAACTGCTGCGTGAAGCCATCGACGTCGGCCCTGTCTCCTGGCGTCAGGCGCGTGCCGTGCTGGCCGATCACTACGAGGGAACATTCATCGACGGTCCGGCCTCAATGCTGCTCGCCCGGACTTCCTGTCCCTGTGCATGCACCTGGGCCCGGGACGCTTCACCTGGGGCAACACCGCCTCTTCGGTGTTGGCGGTCTCCGATCCTCGACGGCCCTACTGGGGACGAGTTGGGCACCATGTACGCCGAGCGCCAGCCCGTGCGTGAGGTGCTGGATTCGCTGCAGGCCGGCTGGCTCGAGGAGGTCGACATTCTCCTTGCCGACGGC
- the hisI gene encoding phosphoribosyl-AMP cyclohydrolase — MALTPELTARLKRNPDGLVPAVVADATSGAVLMMAWMDDEALDRTLTTRKATYWSRSRNEYWVKGETSGHTQHVREVRLDCDGDTLLLKVDQTGGACHTGDATCFDADLLLGEEDA; from the coding sequence ATGGCTCTCACCCCCGAACTCACCGCCCGTCTCAAGCGAAATCCCGACGGCCTGGTACCCGCAGTCGTCGCCGACGCGACGAGCGGTGCCGTGCTGATGATGGCCTGGATGGACGACGAGGCCTTGGACCGCACGCTGACCACGCGCAAGGCGACCTACTGGTCTCGCAGCCGCAATGAGTACTGGGTCAAGGGCGAGACCTCCGGCCACACCCAGCATGTGCGAGAGGTGCGCCTGGACTGCGACGGCGACACCCTGTTGCTGAAGGTGGACCAGACCGGCGGCGCCTGCCACACCGGCGACGCGACCTGCTTCGACGCCGACCTGCTCCTGGGCGAGGAGGATGCGTGA
- a CDS encoding anthranilate synthase component I: MITPDLEGFRAQAEAGRRVISVHTRLLADDLTPIGLYQQLCEGRELTYLFESADAGVWSRWSFVGVNAAATLTETDGKAEWLGRELAGLSTDADPLTALRQTLDVLHTDRDPELPPFSSGMVGYLGYDVVRRLESLPDTCVDDLELPELVMMLASDVAVLDHHKGEVWLIANAVNFDDSPDGLESAHADAVARVTAMAEQLARPRPSLVSRQAPSTTPVPVRQRSDEEFCAMVEAAKEHVRAGDIFQVVPSQRFDLTTSADDLSIYRELRNTNPSPYLYLMRLPGFSIIGSSPEALVTVSDGTATTHPIAGTRPRGATPAEDRQHELDLLADDKERAEHLMLVDLGRNDLGRVCEPGSIEVTEFMQVRRYSHVMHLEASVVGRVAQGRTGLDVMLACFPAGTLSGAPKVRAMQIIDELEATRRGTYGGVVGYFDFAGNADAAIAIRTALLKDGVAHVQAGAGIVDDSVPSSENVECQNKARAVLNAVARAEALHRMGKDA, translated from the coding sequence GTGATCACCCCGGACCTCGAGGGATTCCGCGCCCAGGCCGAGGCCGGGCGCCGGGTGATCAGCGTGCACACCCGCCTGCTGGCCGACGACCTCACCCCGATCGGGCTGTACCAGCAACTGTGCGAAGGCCGCGAGCTGACCTACCTCTTCGAGTCCGCCGATGCCGGGGTCTGGTCGCGGTGGAGCTTCGTCGGGGTCAATGCCGCCGCCACCCTGACCGAGACCGACGGCAAGGCCGAGTGGTTGGGCCGTGAGCTGGCCGGCCTGTCCACCGACGCCGACCCGTTGACGGCGCTGCGGCAGACCCTCGACGTGCTGCACACGGACCGCGATCCCGAGCTGCCGCCCTTCAGCTCCGGGATGGTGGGTTACCTCGGCTACGACGTGGTCCGACGCCTCGAGAGCCTGCCGGACACCTGCGTCGATGACCTGGAGCTACCGGAACTGGTGATGATGCTGGCCAGTGACGTGGCCGTGCTCGACCACCACAAGGGCGAGGTGTGGCTGATCGCCAATGCCGTGAACTTCGACGACTCCCCGGACGGCCTGGAGAGTGCGCACGCAGATGCCGTGGCCCGGGTGACGGCCATGGCGGAGCAGCTGGCGCGGCCTCGTCCGTCGCTTGTCTCCCGCCAGGCACCCTCCACCACCCCGGTGCCGGTGCGCCAGCGCAGCGACGAGGAGTTCTGTGCCATGGTCGAGGCCGCCAAGGAGCACGTGCGGGCCGGTGACATCTTCCAGGTGGTCCCCAGCCAGCGCTTCGACCTGACCACGAGCGCCGACGACCTGTCCATCTACCGGGAGCTGCGCAACACCAACCCCAGCCCCTACCTGTACCTGATGCGCCTGCCCGGATTCAGCATCATCGGCTCCAGCCCGGAGGCCCTGGTCACGGTCTCCGACGGCACCGCCACCACTCATCCGATCGCCGGCACCCGGCCGCGCGGCGCCACGCCCGCCGAGGACCGTCAGCACGAACTGGACCTGCTCGCCGACGATAAGGAACGGGCCGAGCACCTGATGCTGGTGGACCTGGGCCGCAATGACCTGGGGCGCGTCTGTGAGCCCGGCAGCATCGAGGTGACCGAGTTCATGCAGGTGCGCCGCTACAGCCACGTGATGCACCTGGAGGCTTCGGTCGTCGGAAGGGTGGCACAGGGTCGCACCGGTCTGGACGTCATGTTGGCCTGCTTCCCGGCCGGGACCCTGTCCGGAGCGCCCAAGGTCCGTGCGATGCAGATCATCGACGAACTGGAAGCCACTCGACGGGGTACCTATGGGGGCGTGGTGGGCTACTTCGACTTCGCCGGCAATGCCGATGCCGCCATCGCCATCCGCACGGCGCTGCTCAAGGACGGCGTCGCCCATGTGCAGGCCGGCGCAGGGATCGTCGACGACTCCGTGCCGTCCAGCGAGAACGTCGAATGCCAGAACAAGGCCCGCGCGGTGCTCAATGCCGTGGCCCGTGCCGAGGCGCTGCACCGGATGGGGAAGGACGCATGA
- a CDS encoding Trp biosynthesis-associated membrane protein, with protein sequence MTPARTRLTSWLALLAGAVLALVFAKDSGEHADAARAIGWALLAALGVSLLLAVWGRRLVAVLELALAVGLGLLVLFGEGDRKLLLGVALAIVGAVLQLVMAHRWPTRADRFQRQGSAVQHPTSDLDVWKALDAGLDPTSDDFDGSLAGRETSPNKTQPRPVVGADQEDQQ encoded by the coding sequence ATGACCCCGGCACGCACGCGGCTGACGAGCTGGTTGGCACTGCTGGCGGGCGCGGTGCTCGCGCTGGTCTTCGCCAAGGACTCCGGAGAACACGCCGATGCCGCGAGGGCTATTGGCTGGGCCCTGCTGGCGGCGCTGGGGGTGAGTCTCCTGCTGGCAGTCTGGGGGCGGCGCCTGGTGGCCGTCCTCGAGCTTGCCCTGGCCGTCGGTCTGGGCCTGCTGGTGCTGTTCGGCGAAGGGGACCGCAAGCTCCTGCTGGGTGTCGCGCTGGCGATTGTCGGCGCCGTGCTGCAGCTCGTCATGGCCCATCGGTGGCCCACGCGAGCGGACCGTTTCCAACGCCAAGGTTCCGCAGTGCAGCACCCCACCAGCGATCTCGACGTCTGGAAGGCGCTCGACGCCGGACTTGACCCCACCAGCGATGACTTTGACGGTAGTCTCGCTGGGCGAGAGACTTCTCCCAACAAGACTCAGCCGCGCCCCGTCGTAGGGGCCGACCAGGAGGATCAGCAATGA
- a CDS encoding HGxxPAAW family protein, which yields MSYAGMQTVKNVKREQQLRYEEGKSPAAWAGSWIALIGFVILTYTTTFGFEKFGWMGVYISGAMVLIGGLVTLVMKVQGYGTPPRNL from the coding sequence ATGAGCTACGCGGGCATGCAGACCGTGAAGAATGTCAAGCGCGAGCAGCAGCTCCGTTACGAGGAGGGCAAGTCGCCTGCCGCGTGGGCCGGATCCTGGATCGCGCTGATCGGCTTCGTCATCCTCACCTACACCACCACCTTCGGCTTCGAGAAGTTCGGTTGGATGGGCGTCTACATCTCGGGAGCGATGGTGCTGATTGGTGGGCTCGTCACCCTCGTGATGAAGGTCCAGGGCTACGGCACCCCGCCCAGGAACCTGTGA
- the trpC gene encoding indole-3-glycerol phosphate synthase TrpC, with protein MEATVLDQIIVGVRADLAERKAVHSLADLEARIATRQAPLDVLTRLRTPGLSVISEVKRSSPSKGALATIEDPAALATRYELGGAHAISVLTEKHRFNGSLADLDAVRVAVQIPVLRKDFVVDDYQVWEARAHGADLVLLIVAALDDADLQRLHQLVLDLGMTPLVEVHTPDETRRAVDLGARLIGVNNRNLKTLDVDLAQFGRLVDLIDNDAVKVAESGILTPDDAALVHRQGADVVLVGEALVRHGDPTSAIRAMVEAAGTR; from the coding sequence ATGGAGGCCACGGTCCTCGACCAGATCATTGTCGGGGTCCGTGCCGACCTCGCAGAGCGCAAGGCTGTCCACAGCCTGGCGGACCTCGAGGCCCGGATCGCGACGCGTCAGGCACCGCTGGACGTCCTGACTCGTCTTCGCACGCCCGGGCTGAGCGTGATCAGCGAGGTCAAGCGGTCCAGCCCCAGCAAGGGAGCCTTGGCCACCATCGAGGACCCGGCCGCCCTGGCCACACGCTATGAGTTGGGTGGAGCACATGCCATCAGCGTCCTGACGGAGAAGCACCGCTTCAACGGCAGCCTTGCCGACCTCGACGCGGTGCGAGTCGCCGTCCAGATCCCCGTGCTGCGCAAGGACTTCGTCGTCGACGACTACCAGGTCTGGGAGGCCCGTGCCCATGGGGCCGATCTGGTCCTGCTGATCGTCGCCGCCCTGGACGACGCGGACCTGCAGCGGCTGCACCAGCTGGTGCTGGACTTGGGCATGACCCCCCTGGTGGAGGTCCATACCCCGGACGAGACCCGCCGCGCCGTGGACCTGGGAGCACGCCTGATCGGCGTCAACAACCGCAATCTCAAGACGCTGGACGTGGACCTGGCACAGTTCGGCCGTCTGGTAGACCTGATTGACAACGACGCGGTGAAGGTGGCCGAGTCCGGCATCCTCACTCCCGACGATGCCGCGCTGGTGCACCGCCAAGGAGCCGACGTCGTGCTCGTCGGCGAGGCACTGGTGCGCCACGGCGATCCGACCTCGGCGATCCGCGCCATGGTCGAGGCCGCCGGCACCCGCTGA